The Caldicellulosiruptor changbaiensis genome has a segment encoding these proteins:
- a CDS encoding phosphatidate cytidylyltransferase, whose protein sequence is MKQRIITAIWGIALVAAVNILGGIPLKVFGIVVAVVGIYEFLSVYKIEKYMMYLSMLASIIFFIIPVDFSQKTFILFITLFLFAFIESFKNEVAAKSIVYSIFSFIYVVLPIFFLVSLYNFENGKKLIWLPYLVCWATDTFAYFIGITFGKRRMWSSISPKKSLEGFIGGMIGGIIAVWFYLSILCYAKFDFKVFITGLIAGGSLSVIAHTGDLFASMLKREQNKKDFGYILPGHGGVLDRFDSLIMVAPVIYLLAKIGIF, encoded by the coding sequence ATGAAACAAAGGATAATTACAGCTATTTGGGGTATAGCTTTAGTTGCTGCAGTAAATATCTTAGGTGGTATTCCACTCAAAGTTTTTGGAATTGTTGTCGCAGTGGTTGGGATTTATGAATTTTTGTCAGTTTATAAAATTGAAAAGTACATGATGTATCTGAGCATGCTTGCGAGCATTATTTTTTTTATAATTCCAGTTGATTTTTCGCAGAAGACTTTTATACTCTTCATTACTCTGTTTTTATTTGCGTTTATAGAGAGTTTCAAAAATGAGGTTGCAGCAAAGAGCATAGTATATTCTATTTTTTCCTTCATATACGTGGTATTACCTATTTTCTTTTTGGTTTCCCTTTATAATTTTGAAAATGGCAAAAAACTTATTTGGCTTCCTTATCTTGTATGCTGGGCAACTGATACTTTTGCGTATTTTATTGGTATAACATTTGGCAAACGAAGAATGTGGAGCAGTATAAGTCCCAAAAAGAGCTTAGAAGGATTTATTGGTGGGATGATTGGTGGTATAATTGCCGTTTGGTTTTATTTAAGTATTTTGTGCTACGCGAAGTTTGACTTTAAAGTTTTTATAACTGGTTTGATTGCAGGTGGGAGTCTTTCTGTTATTGCTCACACGGGTGATTTGTTTGCTTCTATGCTAAAAAGAGAGCAGAACAAAAAAGACTTTGGCTATATTTTACCGGGACATGGTGGTGTTCTTGATAGGTTTGACAGCTTGATAATGGTTGCACCAGTAATATATCTTCTTGCTAAGATAGGAATATTTTGA
- a CDS encoding isoprenyl transferase yields MFDFFKKKKISIDKEKMPRHIAIIMDGNGRWAKKRGLPRSAGHRFGAQKLKEIVLFADEIGLKYLTVYAFSTENWKRPKDEVENLMNLLREFFDTEIENLINKTQIKIRVIGDISKLDKDIQERIISAEERTKDKTGLCVVIALNYGGRSEIVNAAKNLALDIKSGKIDIEAVNEELFRNYLYTKDIPDPDLLIRPSGEMRVSNFLLWQISYTEFWFSNVLWPDFRKEHLLKAIEDYQKRERRFGGVK; encoded by the coding sequence ATGTTTGATTTTTTTAAAAAGAAGAAGATTTCAATTGACAAAGAAAAAATGCCAAGACACATTGCAATTATCATGGATGGTAATGGTAGGTGGGCAAAAAAAAGAGGACTGCCACGTTCAGCTGGTCACAGATTCGGTGCGCAAAAGTTGAAAGAGATAGTCTTGTTTGCTGATGAAATTGGTTTAAAATATCTTACTGTGTATGCTTTTTCGACAGAGAATTGGAAAAGGCCGAAGGATGAGGTTGAAAATCTTATGAATCTTCTTCGAGAGTTTTTTGACACAGAGATAGAGAATCTCATCAATAAAACGCAAATAAAAATCAGGGTAATAGGAGATATTTCAAAGCTTGATAAGGATATTCAAGAGAGAATTATAAGTGCCGAGGAGAGGACAAAAGACAAAACAGGACTTTGTGTGGTTATAGCTTTGAACTATGGGGGTAGAAGCGAGATTGTAAATGCAGCAAAAAATTTGGCTTTGGATATCAAGAGTGGTAAAATTGATATCGAAGCTGTTAATGAAGAGCTTTTTAGAAACTATCTTTATACAAAGGATATTCCTGATCCTGACCTTTTGATTCGACCAAGTGGCGAGATGAGGGTCTCTAATTTTCTTTTGTGGCAGATATCTTATACCGAGTTTTGGTTTTCAAATGTGCTTTGGCCAGACTTTAGAAAGGAACATCTTTTAAAGGCTATTGAAGACTATCAGAAGAGAGAAAGAAGATTTGGTGGTGTAAAATAG
- the frr gene encoding ribosome recycling factor, whose product MPEPIQIAEEKMKKAIETLKEEFATVRAGRANPHILDKVMVDYYGVPTPIPQLASITVPEARMIVIQPWEARMLKEIEKAIQKADLGVNPANDGKVIRLIFPELTEERRKELVKQVKKMAEDAKVAIRNIRREAIDEYKKMKKNNEITEDDLKDAEEDVQKLHDKYIEQIEKLLSAKEKEIMEV is encoded by the coding sequence ATGCCAGAGCCTATTCAAATTGCTGAAGAAAAAATGAAAAAGGCAATTGAAACTTTAAAAGAAGAGTTTGCAACAGTCAGAGCAGGAAGAGCAAATCCTCATATCTTGGACAAGGTTATGGTAGACTACTATGGTGTTCCTACTCCAATTCCTCAGCTTGCGAGCATTACTGTACCAGAGGCGAGAATGATTGTCATCCAGCCGTGGGAAGCAAGAATGCTCAAAGAAATTGAAAAGGCAATTCAGAAGGCAGACCTTGGCGTAAATCCGGCAAACGACGGTAAGGTAATAAGGCTTATATTCCCTGAACTTACTGAAGAGAGACGAAAAGAGCTTGTAAAACAGGTCAAAAAGATGGCAGAAGACGCAAAGGTTGCAATCAGAAACATTAGAAGAGAGGCGATTGATGAGTACAAGAAGATGAAGAAAAACAATGAGATTACAGAGGATGACCTGAAAGACGCTGAGGAGGATGTACAAAAGCTTCACGACAAATACATAGAACAGATTGAAAAGCTTTTAAGTGCAAAGGAAAAGGAGATAATGGAGGTATAA
- the pyrH gene encoding UMP kinase — protein sequence MVEPKYKRVILKLSGEALGGEKGFGIDWEVVESIAEEIAKVRELGVEVAIVVGGGNFFRGRSAEHIDRATADYMGMLATVINSLALQSILEKRGIPTRVQSAIEMRQIAEPYIRRRAIRHLEKGRVVIFACGTGNPFFSTDTAAALRAAEIDAEAILLAKKVDGVYDSDPKKNPNAKKYDFITYLDVINQRLEVMDSTATSMCMDNQIPIVVFELAKGNIIKAVMGENIGTLVNVKEER from the coding sequence ATGGTTGAACCAAAGTACAAAAGGGTAATATTAAAATTAAGTGGGGAAGCATTGGGAGGAGAAAAGGGTTTTGGAATTGATTGGGAGGTTGTTGAATCTATTGCTGAAGAAATAGCAAAAGTAAGAGAGCTTGGTGTTGAGGTTGCCATAGTTGTTGGTGGTGGCAACTTCTTCAGGGGAAGAAGTGCTGAGCATATTGACAGGGCAACAGCTGACTACATGGGAATGCTTGCGACTGTTATTAATTCACTTGCACTTCAGAGCATCCTTGAAAAAAGAGGAATACCTACAAGGGTCCAGAGTGCAATCGAGATGAGGCAGATTGCAGAACCGTATATCAGACGACGTGCAATCAGGCACTTAGAAAAGGGCAGGGTTGTAATTTTTGCATGTGGAACAGGTAATCCTTTCTTTTCAACAGACACTGCAGCAGCACTGAGAGCTGCTGAAATTGATGCTGAGGCAATACTTCTTGCTAAAAAAGTTGATGGTGTTTATGATAGTGACCCCAAGAAAAATCCAAATGCTAAAAAGTACGACTTTATAACCTACTTAGATGTCATCAATCAGCGACTTGAGGTAATGGACTCAACAGCTACATCTATGTGCATGGATAATCAAATTCCAATTGTGGTATTTGAACTTGCAAAGGGGAACATCATCAAGGCCGTGATGGGTGAGAACATTGGCACATTAGTAAATGTAAAGGAGGAAAGGTGA
- the tsf gene encoding translation elongation factor Ts, giving the protein MISAEMVKELREKTGAGMMDCKKALEDANGDMEKAIELLRERGLAKAAKRASRVAAEGIVESYIHGNGRIGVLVEINCETDFVARNEEFRQFAKDIAMQIAAANPKYVSREEIPQEVIEKEKAILRQQALNEGKPENVVDRIIEGRLEKFFEEVCLLEQPWIKNPDMKIKDLLAEKIAKIGENIVIRRFARFERGEGIEKAASC; this is encoded by the coding sequence ATGATTAGCGCTGAAATGGTAAAAGAGCTAAGAGAAAAAACTGGTGCTGGAATGATGGACTGCAAAAAGGCATTAGAAGATGCCAATGGCGATATGGAAAAGGCAATTGAGCTTTTAAGAGAGAGAGGTCTTGCAAAGGCAGCAAAGAGGGCTTCAAGAGTTGCTGCAGAAGGCATTGTAGAAAGCTATATCCATGGCAATGGCCGAATTGGTGTTTTGGTTGAAATCAACTGTGAGACAGACTTTGTTGCAAGAAATGAAGAATTTAGACAATTTGCAAAGGATATTGCAATGCAGATTGCAGCTGCAAATCCTAAGTATGTTTCACGAGAGGAAATTCCACAGGAGGTTATCGAAAAAGAAAAGGCGATATTAAGACAGCAGGCACTAAACGAAGGAAAGCCTGAAAATGTTGTTGACAGAATTATTGAAGGAAGACTTGAAAAGTTCTTTGAGGAGGTATGTTTGCTTGAGCAGCCTTGGATTAAAAACCCTGACATGAAAATAAAGGATTTGCTTGCAGAGAAGATAGCAAAGATTGGAGAAAACATTGTCATAAGAAGATTTGCAAGATTTGAAAGAGGAGAGGGAATTGAGAAGGCTGCTTCTTGCTAA